The Deltaproteobacteria bacterium DNA window GCCGTTATGGGTCAGAACTTTCCTGAGAAAGGGCTGCCAGAGAACGGTTTCATATAACCGAAACAGCGATGGGCAGCAGCCGTCAAACTTGCACCACAGATTAAGGGGGTGCAGGAAGTGTTGCAGTCTCGTTCTCATAGGGGATGCTCCCAGTTTTACAGAGAGCAGTGCAGGAGCAGTGCCACATTGGGTAAAATGTGCAACCATATGTGATTATTGAGTTTATTGTCATAGAAGCAACAGGAAGCTCGCTAGAGACAAGGGCAGGATTGGCCTTTTGACCTAATGAATTTGGCCAAAAGGTCAGCTGGAGTCAGTGCAGAATCTGGCTGAGAAAGAGCTTGGTTCTTTCATGCTGCGGGTGGTGAAAGAATTCTTCGGGAGTGTTTTCTTCCAGAATCTGGCCAAAATCCATAAACAGCACTCTGTGGGCAGCGCTCTTGGCAAAACCCATCTCGTGGGAGACCACTATCATGGTCATGCCCTCTCTGGCCAGATCGATCATTACGTCCAGGACCTCTTTTATCATTTCTGGATCAAGGGCAGATGTGGGCTCATCAAAGAGCATGATCTTGGGTTTCATGCACAGGCTGCGAGCAATGGCCACGCGCTGCTGCTGTCCTCCGGAGAGCTGTCCGGGATATTTGTGGGCCTGGTCCGCAATGTGTACCTTTTCAAGAAAGTACATGGCTGTTTCTTCAGCCTCGGCCTTGGGCACCTTGCGCACCCATATGGGCCCGAGGGTCAGGTTCTCCAGGATGGTGAGGTGGGGAAAGAGGTTGAAATGTTGGAAGACCATGCCCACTTCTTCTCGTATCTTTTCAATATTTTTCAAATCGTTGGTCAGTTCAGTGCCGTCGACAATGATACGGCCGCGCTGGTGTTCCTCCAGCCGGTTGATGCAGCGAATCAGGGTAGACTTGCCGGAGCCGGAAGGACCGCAAATAATTACCCGCTCACCCCTGTGCACAGTGAGATTGATGTCCTTCAGTACGTGAAAATCACCGAACCACTTGTGCATGCGAATGATCTGCACCATTGGTACTGGAGCAGCCTGCTTTTCCTTCACCTCTTCGTTCATCCAAGTCTCTTTTCTTGCCTATTGGTTACTCAGAGCATGGTTCTGAGTGTACAGGAATCTCAGTGCTATTATAGCCCGACTACCTCCCGGCTGAGAGCTCTCTTTCCAACTGCCTGCTGTAGTTGGACATCGAGAAGCAGCCCGCAAAGTAAATGATGGCCACAAATATATAAGCTTCCACGCTAAAGCCCATCCAGCGAGGATCAGATAGAGTTGCCTGGGTTGTCTTGAGCAGGTCGTAGAGGGCAATAATGACCACCAGGGAAGTGTCCTTGAAGGCAGAGATGAGGATTCCCACAGTGGGAGGGATGACGATCTTCAAAGCCTGCGGCAAGACAACCAGCCTCATTGTCTGGTAGTAATTGAGCCCAATAGATTCAGCTGCCTCGTACTGACCCCGTGGTATCGCCTGGAGCCCACCTCTGACGACCTCGGCAATATAGGCTGCGGTAAAGAGAATTATGGCAACCTGCGCCCGGAGAATCTTGTTGATGGTGATGCCCTCGGGCAGAAACAAGGGAAATATTATGGATGCCATAAAGAGGAGGCTGATGAGCGGCACACCTCGAATTGTCTCAATGTAGACAATGCAGAGACATTTGATCGCCGGCATCTTTGACTGGCGGCCAAGAGCGAGGAGCACGCCAAGTGGATAGGCCAGGGAGAGCCCAAACACCGAAAGCAGCAGGGTAAGAGGCAGGCCGCTCCATTTGGTGCTTTCGACCTTGGCGAGGCCAAAGACGCCGCCACTCATCAATACACCCATGAGGACCAGGCCAATGAGCCAGCTATAGGTCAGAGGCTTTTTCCAGTAGCGCCGGTTTCTGCTGACCACCAGGAGAAGAATCAAGATCAACATGGCCAGCAGCGGCCGCCATTGCAAGTCGTGAGGATAGAAGCCGAAAAGAATGAACCGTATATTCTTGGTTATCACTGACCAGCAGGCGCCGCTGGCTGCATGACATTGGGCTCCAGTGGTATTCCAGCAGCTGTCGACAAAGGCCCAGCGTATGAAAGGCGGCACGATCTTCCAAAAGGAGTAGATAGTGACAATGGTGAGCAGAGAATTGAACGGCGAGCTGAAAAGATTGGCTCGCAGCCAGCCGATCACACCAATCTTGGTAACTGGTGGCTTTATGTCTTCGACAGCATGAGAAGTAGGCATGATTTTATTATCTTTCAACTAAAGCAGCCTTCCTGTTGTACCAGTTCATGAATGCTGAGGTGGAGAGACTGAAAAAGAGATAGACGATCATGATCAGGGCGACACCTTCAATGGCCTGCCCCGTCTGATTGATGGTGGTATTAGCCACCGAGACAAAGTCGGGAAAGCCAATAGCTACTGCAAGCGTACTGTTTTTGGTCAGATTAAGCATCTGGCTGGTAAGGGGTGGAATGATCACCCTGAGCGCCTGCGGCAAAACCACCAGCCTGAGCACCTGGGCTGGCTTCAAGCCTAGAGACATGGCAGCCTCCACCTGTCCCTTGCTTATTGCCTGAATCCCAGCGCGAACAATCTCTGCTACAAAAGCGGCAGTGTAAAGAACCAAACCCAGGAGCAGAGCAGCAAACTCGGGGCTGAGCGTTATGCCCCCCTGAAAATTGAAGCCCACCAGGGCGGGAATATCCATTTTCAGAGGAGCTCCCTGCAGCAGCCAGACTGCGAGAGGAAATAGTATTAGCATGGCAATCGACACGGTGAGGTGGGGAAACTGCTGCCCGGTTTTTTCCTGACGCTTTCTTGCCCAGCGGCGGAGCAGCCAGGCCAGGACATATGCCAGCAAAAAAGCTAGAATCATGTAACTGTATGCTGGATCTGGCTCTAGAGTTGGGAACACCAGACCGCGATTGGTGAGATACACACCTTTAAATGGGCTCAAGGCGTTGCGGGGCGAGGGAAGATTTTCGTAAAAAACAGCGTACCAGAAAAAGAGGTGGAGCAATACGGGGATGTCCTGCATGGTTTCGATGTAAACGCCTGCCAGTTTGGCAATGAGCCAGTTGCTGGAGAGGCGGGCAATACCTATGATGCTGCCAAGCAGTATTGTTAAAATGATGCCGATGAAGGAGACCTTGACAGTATTTATCACACCTACAAGCAGAGCCCGGGCATAGGTGTCAGCTGCTGAGTAGGAAATCATGGACTCGCCGATCTCGAAGGAAGCTTGTTTCTTCAAGAAGCCAAAGCCTGTGGCAATGGCCTGTCTCTGCAGGTTGGCCACAGTATTGGAAAAGAGGTAGTAGCCCAGCAAGCCCACCATGCCCAGGACAGCACACTGATAGAGGATTGCCCGCTTGCTGGGGTCGCGCAGGAAAGGAATACGCTCTCCTGCGGCAGCTGGTGGCGAGGATGCAGTGTTTTGTGCCATGCCTCTGTGCCAATAGAATAGCAGAGGTCGGCTCTCAGCTCCCCAGACCTTTCTATTTCATGAATCACGCCCGGGCCGTGATTCATGAAACACTCGGGCTACTCTCTAGGGGAGCCGATGACCGACCATCTCTTGATTCGCATGCCGAGTCCCTCGAGGACGCGGCGCAGCTATTACCTGAATGGAGCGGCATACATGAGACCACCTCTGGTCCACAGGTCATTGAGGCCTCGTTTGAGGCCCAGCGGAGTGTTTACACCCACGTTGCGCTCGAAGATCTCGCCATAATTTCCCACC harbors:
- a CDS encoding amino acid ABC transporter ATP-binding protein — its product is MVQIIRMHKWFGDFHVLKDINLTVHRGERVIICGPSGSGKSTLIRCINRLEEHQRGRIIVDGTELTNDLKNIEKIREEVGMVFQHFNLFPHLTILENLTLGPIWVRKVPKAEAEETAMYFLEKVHIADQAHKYPGQLSGGQQQRVAIARSLCMKPKIMLFDEPTSALDPEMIKEVLDVMIDLAREGMTMIVVSHEMGFAKSAAHRVLFMDFGQILEENTPEEFFHHPQHERTKLFLSQILH
- a CDS encoding amino acid ABC transporter permease, with amino-acid sequence MAQNTASSPPAAAGERIPFLRDPSKRAILYQCAVLGMVGLLGYYLFSNTVANLQRQAIATGFGFLKKQASFEIGESMISYSAADTYARALLVGVINTVKVSFIGIILTILLGSIIGIARLSSNWLIAKLAGVYIETMQDIPVLLHLFFWYAVFYENLPSPRNALSPFKGVYLTNRGLVFPTLEPDPAYSYMILAFLLAYVLAWLLRRWARKRQEKTGQQFPHLTVSIAMLILFPLAVWLLQGAPLKMDIPALVGFNFQGGITLSPEFAALLLGLVLYTAAFVAEIVRAGIQAISKGQVEAAMSLGLKPAQVLRLVVLPQALRVIIPPLTSQMLNLTKNSTLAVAIGFPDFVSVANTTINQTGQAIEGVALIMIVYLFFSLSTSAFMNWYNRKAALVER
- a CDS encoding amino acid ABC transporter permease, giving the protein MPTSHAVEDIKPPVTKIGVIGWLRANLFSSPFNSLLTIVTIYSFWKIVPPFIRWAFVDSCWNTTGAQCHAASGACWSVITKNIRFILFGFYPHDLQWRPLLAMLILILLLVVSRNRRYWKKPLTYSWLIGLVLMGVLMSGGVFGLAKVESTKWSGLPLTLLLSVFGLSLAYPLGVLLALGRQSKMPAIKCLCIVYIETIRGVPLISLLFMASIIFPLFLPEGITINKILRAQVAIILFTAAYIAEVVRGGLQAIPRGQYEAAESIGLNYYQTMRLVVLPQALKIVIPPTVGILISAFKDTSLVVIIALYDLLKTTQATLSDPRWMGFSVEAYIFVAIIYFAGCFSMSNYSRQLERELSAGR